The proteins below come from a single Methanothrix thermoacetophila PT genomic window:
- the thsB gene encoding thermosome subunit beta, translating to MAGLGGTPVLILKEGSQRTAGREAQRSNIMAAKAVASAVRTTLGPKGMDKMLVDTLGDVVITNDGVTILKEMDIEHPAAKMMVEIAKTQDEEVGDGTTTAVVLAGELLKQAELLLEQEIHPTVIATGYRDAATKAIEILKDLAVKVSPDDEELLKKIAITAMTGKGSGNARGELAELAVKAVKAIVDEDGSVDIDNITVEKKVGGSITDSQLIHGMVIDKERLHPNMPKKVKNAKIALLNAPIEIEKTEVDAKIEITSPDQLQAFLDQEEAMLKEMVNKIVSTGANVVFCQKGIDDLAQHFLAKAGIYTLRRVKKSDMEKLARATGARIVTSLHELTPNDLGKAGLVEERKIAGDDMTFVEECENPKSVSIILRGGTEHVVDELNRAMEDALRVVGVVVEDGMLVPGGGAPEVELALRLREYAATVGGREQLAIEAFAEAMEIIPKTLAENAGLDQIDTLVALRSKHEKGMKAAGLDMETGEAVDMLERGVVEPLRVKTQAINSAAEAAVMILRIDDVIASKSTGAGKEGKEKEPSGMGEDFD from the coding sequence ATGGCTGGACTAGGTGGAACACCTGTACTGATACTCAAAGAGGGAAGCCAGCGGACTGCTGGCCGGGAAGCGCAGAGGTCGAACATAATGGCGGCCAAGGCAGTGGCCAGCGCCGTCAGAACCACGCTGGGGCCCAAGGGCATGGACAAGATGCTGGTCGATACCCTTGGAGATGTGGTCATAACAAACGATGGCGTTACGATTCTCAAGGAGATGGATATCGAGCATCCAGCCGCCAAGATGATGGTGGAGATCGCCAAGACTCAGGATGAGGAGGTAGGCGACGGCACCACAACTGCTGTTGTCCTGGCTGGCGAGCTTCTGAAGCAGGCCGAGCTGCTTCTCGAGCAGGAGATCCACCCGACCGTCATAGCCACCGGCTACAGGGACGCTGCGACGAAGGCCATAGAGATCTTGAAGGATCTCGCGGTGAAGGTATCGCCTGACGATGAAGAGCTCCTGAAGAAGATCGCGATCACAGCGATGACCGGCAAGGGCAGCGGCAACGCTAGGGGAGAGCTCGCGGAGCTTGCGGTCAAGGCTGTGAAGGCGATCGTCGATGAGGACGGCTCCGTGGACATCGACAACATCACCGTGGAGAAGAAGGTTGGCGGCAGCATCACCGACTCCCAGCTGATCCATGGCATGGTGATCGATAAGGAGCGCCTGCATCCGAACATGCCGAAGAAGGTGAAGAACGCCAAGATCGCGCTGCTCAACGCGCCGATCGAGATCGAGAAGACCGAGGTCGACGCGAAGATCGAGATCACCTCGCCTGATCAGCTCCAGGCCTTCCTGGATCAGGAGGAGGCGATGCTCAAGGAGATGGTCAACAAGATCGTCTCCACAGGGGCAAATGTGGTCTTCTGCCAGAAGGGCATAGATGATCTGGCGCAGCACTTCCTGGCGAAGGCTGGCATCTACACTCTCCGCAGGGTGAAGAAGAGCGATATGGAGAAGCTGGCCCGCGCGACCGGTGCCAGGATCGTGACAAGCCTGCACGAGCTCACGCCAAACGATCTCGGAAAGGCAGGGCTTGTAGAGGAGAGGAAGATCGCCGGAGATGACATGACCTTCGTAGAGGAGTGCGAGAACCCGAAGTCCGTGTCCATCATCCTCCGCGGCGGCACCGAGCATGTAGTCGATGAGCTCAACAGGGCCATGGAGGATGCTCTCCGCGTCGTGGGCGTTGTCGTTGAGGATGGGATGCTCGTGCCCGGTGGTGGAGCGCCCGAGGTCGAGCTCGCTCTCAGGCTCAGGGAGTACGCCGCAACGGTCGGCGGAAGGGAGCAGCTTGCCATAGAGGCGTTCGCCGAGGCCATGGAAATCATCCCGAAGACGCTCGCTGAGAACGCCGGTCTCGACCAGATCGACACGCTCGTCGCCCTGAGAAGCAAGCACGAGAAGGGCATGAAGGCTGCTGGTCTCGACATGGAGACAGGTGAGGCAGTTGACATGCTCGAGCGCGGCGTCGTTGAGCCTCTTAGGGTCAAGACACAGGCGATCAACTCAGCCGCAGAGGCTGCTGTGATGATACTCAGGATCGACGATGTGATCGCCTCCAAGTCGACCGGCGCTGGCAAGGAGGGCAAGGAGAAGGAGCCCAGCGGAATGGGCGAGGACTTCGACTGA
- a CDS encoding vWA domain-containing protein, whose product MPFRNPYALLGLLSVLPLIILYLIKPKPRDVLFPSIRFLEAGKARRSAALSRMIKDPLFWLQLFILIILSIAAAGPYTLERGSPGSHLVIVLDVSASMESTFQNALSIASSELSGYDRVSVVLAESIPVVALREGSADEARSILGKIDVLDLPADISSAMNLAYTLTGAEGGDILVISDFISWAGDDPGVTRDSLVAAGASIVFADTGGGGDNVGIVGGWLTESYVGINYTCRIHNYGSARGLSIKVTSQGGSSEHRAFINADEDYYLTLSLPRGISTVTLDVRDAISADNIAYIYAPLQDDTRILYIGDSSPTLAALSAIGGVDTIGDPEGYDLVVIRNSSIDGDLNRYVDSGGKIVYIPQENSPSPEYLPVRITGVVNRTGIPWARNPVFGEGIHFEEIGIRSYVESVPRRGSTVVVEVNSVPLLAYWQLGRGTVVYNALEYGSDFHLRPEYPVFWYELIRWLTGAPSLDDLNRKTGEVVPLERATTINTPGGTVTTQLLLLDRVGLYTFDGKMLAANLYDPAESDLRNRRSYAPGSFRSTAHTEKLVERDLSGWIMVVALMLLMAELWIIRWRREL is encoded by the coding sequence ATGCCGTTCAGAAATCCATACGCACTCCTCGGCCTTCTCAGCGTGCTGCCGCTGATCATACTTTACCTGATAAAACCGAAACCCCGTGACGTTCTCTTCCCGAGCATAAGGTTTCTGGAGGCTGGAAAGGCCAGGAGATCCGCAGCCCTGAGCAGGATGATAAAGGATCCGCTCTTCTGGCTGCAGCTTTTCATTCTAATTATTCTCTCGATTGCCGCTGCCGGTCCGTATACCCTCGAGAGGGGGAGCCCAGGATCGCATCTTGTCATTGTTCTGGATGTATCTGCGAGCATGGAGAGCACGTTCCAGAACGCGCTGAGCATAGCATCATCAGAGCTATCCGGATACGACAGGGTGAGCGTCGTCCTGGCGGAGAGCATACCTGTCGTGGCGCTCAGAGAGGGCAGCGCGGATGAGGCTCGATCCATTCTGGGTAAAATCGATGTGCTCGATCTTCCTGCTGACATATCGAGCGCCATGAACCTTGCATACACCCTCACAGGAGCTGAGGGCGGCGATATTCTCGTCATCTCAGACTTCATCAGCTGGGCAGGAGACGATCCAGGTGTAACAAGGGATTCACTGGTCGCAGCAGGCGCGAGCATAGTCTTCGCTGACACAGGAGGAGGGGGAGATAACGTCGGAATCGTCGGAGGGTGGTTGACAGAGAGCTATGTGGGAATCAACTACACATGTAGGATCCACAACTATGGATCTGCGAGGGGTCTCTCCATAAAAGTCACATCACAGGGCGGCAGCTCAGAGCACAGAGCGTTCATAAATGCGGATGAGGACTACTACCTCACTCTCAGTCTCCCACGCGGCATCAGCACGGTGACTCTTGATGTCAGGGATGCCATATCCGCGGACAACATCGCGTACATCTACGCCCCACTTCAGGATGATACAAGGATACTCTACATTGGAGATAGCAGTCCCACACTGGCTGCACTCAGTGCGATAGGTGGTGTTGATACCATAGGAGATCCGGAGGGCTACGATCTGGTGGTCATCAGGAACAGCTCGATCGATGGAGATCTCAATAGATATGTGGACTCCGGAGGGAAGATAGTCTACATCCCCCAGGAGAATTCCCCAAGCCCTGAGTACCTGCCAGTAAGGATAACAGGCGTGGTGAACAGGACGGGCATTCCCTGGGCGAGAAATCCCGTCTTCGGAGAGGGGATACACTTCGAGGAGATCGGTATAAGGTCGTATGTGGAGTCGGTCCCAAGGCGCGGATCAACGGTTGTGGTGGAAGTAAACAGCGTTCCTCTTCTCGCATACTGGCAGCTCGGCAGAGGTACCGTGGTATACAACGCGCTCGAGTACGGCAGCGATTTTCACCTCAGGCCTGAGTATCCAGTATTCTGGTATGAATTGATCAGATGGCTGACTGGCGCCCCGTCACTGGATGATTTAAACAGGAAGACCGGAGAGGTGGTGCCGCTGGAGAGAGCGACGACTATAAACACCCCCGGAGGCACGGTCACAACACAGCTTCTGCTTCTCGACAGGGTGGGCCTCTACACGTTTGATGGAAAGATGCTGGCTGCGAACCTCTACGATCCCGCAGAGTCTGATCTGAGGAATAGGAGGTCCTACGCTCCAGGAAGCTTCAGATCCACCGCCCACACTGAGAAGCTCGTGGAGAGGGATCTCTCCGGCTGGATTATGGTGGTGGCTCTGATGCTCCTCATGGCTGAGCTCTGGATAATAAGATGGAGGAGGGAGCTGTGA